CGTTCGTTTACCACCGTGTACGATTTCATCGTGCCGTTCGACCCGATGGCATACGCGCCGTACTACTCGTGGGCCTCGAGCGGCTCGGCCTCGAACGTCAACAGCTACGGCATGATCACGTCGGCCGACAACATCGTCAAATATTCGCTGGAAACCGGGCCACTCAAATTCGGCGCCACGTATGCCTTCGGCGAACAGAGCACCGGTACCGCCGACGGCGCGAGGATGCAGGTGGCCGCCACCTACACGGCCGGCATGTTCTCGGTAATCGGCTCGGCCGAACAGGGCAACAGCAATAATGTTGCTGCCACCAATCGCCATGACACCAGCAATATCTACCACCTGGGCGGCATGGTCACTGCCGGCGACTTCAAGGTGCAACTGGTAGGCCGGAGCTACAAGAACGAATCGAACAACCGCGCCTTGCCCGATGTGCGCGCCAACACCTACTGGGCCGGCCTCACTTACAAGGCCGGCCCGGCGCTGACGCTGGTCGGCGCCATCTACTACACCGACGTGCGCAACGTGGCGGCCCGCACCGATGCCGATCCGAAGATGTACGTGACCCGCGCCCGCTATGCGCTGTCCAAGCGCACCGACGTGTACGTGACGGCAGCGTATGCCAAGGCCAAGAACGGCAAGTTGATCAGCCTGTCGCGTGCGGATGCAGGTTTTGCCGATAGCCAGCGCGGCTTGATGGCCGGGGTGCAGCATCGGTTCTAAAGTGTAATGATGCCGCGCCAGTCGAGGTGGCTCGGCTTGCCCGCCCTTGTTGTAAGGGTTATTTCGGCGAAGCGGCTTTGGCGCGGATGGTTTGCAGTTCGGTAGTCAGCCAGGTCTGGCTGGCCACGGGCTGGCTGTCACCACACCGCACCTGGTAAGGCTTGCCCGACATACTGCTCGAGCTTGCCGCCAGCTTGATGAACTGTTCGGTGCCATCAAGCTTGTTTTTCTCTATCAAGTAATTTAATTTTTTCGCCAGGTGCGCCTTGGCGTCGGTGGAGCTGTACCAGCTGCCATTGCGGTTGAACTGGCAACCGGATGTACCCAGTCGGTTGAGCAGGGCATCGATTTCGGCGCGGGACGTGGCCGGCAGGTCGGCGGCGAATGTCGGGGACGCGGCAGTTGCCAGCGTAACGAGTATGACGGCGAGAATATTTGTTATGCGCATAGGAGAATGATACTGCCTTTTTACGTGATATATTTATTGCTCTTGAGCCACTATTTACTTCGAATATGACAGCTTCTTACGCAACCCCGGGCGTGTACATTCAGGAAATCAACGCCCTTCCCAACTCGGTGGTGCCGGTGCAAACCGCTGTCCCCGCCTTTATCGGTTACACCCCGGCCGCTGCGTACCAGGGCAAGTCATATGCCAATGTCGCGGTAAAAATCACCAGCTTCGCGGACTTCCAGGCATATTTTACGCTGCCCGATCCGCCGCCGCCGCTGGATCCGGCGGTGCAATATACTCCCGGTTATTACCTGGTGGCGCAGAAAGCCCAGCCGGCCTCGGGCGAATACATCTTACTCGATGGCGTGTATTACGCGGTGCTGCCCGACCCGAGCACGATTTACTATCTGTATAACAGCGTGCGCCTGTTCTACCAGAATGGCGGCGGCGACGCGTATATCGTTTCGGTGGGTACCTATGGCGCGGCCAGCGGCAAGCCGATCACCGATCCGGCCGCGCAGATCGTCAATCCCAACGTGAAACTGGCCGATTTGCAACGCGGTCTGGCGCTGCTGAAGCACGAGCAGGAGCCGACCATGTATCTGTGTCCAGATGCCACGTTGATGTCATTGGCCGATAACGCCATCTTGAATCCGGAGATGTTGCAGCAAGCAGCGGCAATGGGAACTGCGGTATGCTTGCTCGATATCATTGGCGGCGCCCAACCCGATCCGATCCAGTACACCGACGACATCGCCAATTTCCGCGGCAGCACCGGCACTACCGCACTCGATCATGGCATCAGCTACTACCCGTTTATCGGCACCACCATCATGCAAACGGGTGAACTCAATTTCACCAATTTGTTCGGTAGCGATACGACCAGGCTCAATTCTTTGCTGAGCCCGGCATCGGCGCCGAATCCGCAAGCGCTGCAAATCCTCACCCAGATCCAGCATCCACCGGCCAAGCCGATGACCAACAGGCAGTTGCAGGCGGCGCTGGTGGCGGCGAGCCCGGTCTATGCCCGGATCATGGCGTCGGTGACCGAGTCGGCCAATATTCTGCCGCCAAGTGGCGCGATGGCGGGCGTGTACACGGTCACTGACAACACGGACGGCCCCTGGTGCTCGCCAGCGAATTGCCCCATCACCGGCGCAGTCAGCCTGCCGATCCGGCTGTCGGACAGCCAGCAGGCCACCCTGAACATCGATGAGGCCACCGGTAAATCGATCAATGCCATCCGCTTGTTCAATGGCCTGGGCATCCTGGTGTGGGGTGCGCGCACCCTCGATGGCAATAGCCAGGACTGGCGTTATATCGCGGTGCGCCGCACCATGATTTACCTCGAGCAGTCGATCAGGGAGGGGGCGCGTGCCTATGTTTTCCAGCCTAACGATGCCAATACATGGGCTGCCGTCAAAAGCATGATCGGCAGCTTCCTCACCAATGTGTGGAAACAGGGCGGGTTGCAGGGCGCGTCGCCGGGCGAGGCCTACCAGGTCGATGTCGGCCTGGGTGTCACGATGACACCCGAAGATATCCAGAACGGCATCATGCGGGTAACGCTCAAGGTGGCCATGCAGCGGCCGGCAGAGTTCATCGTGATCACATTCGAGCAGCAACAGGCAACATCTGACTGATCCGTGAATGTTGTTGCGCGCAGACAGTTCAAAAAATATATGTTGGTTATCCGATATATATTATTTTAAAAGTAATATGATCGGATGACATCCATGGAAGAGGTACTCATATGGCTTCACGATCGCGCAACACGGCAACCGATGTTCAACGCTACGTCCTGTTACCTAAACGAGGTCTGCATTCCGAGGCGCTACGGGAGCCGCTCGCATCGCCCAACATTTTTTCCTCTGTGCTGTCGGCCAGGCTGGACTTGCAAGGTGTTGCCAGGGCGGCTGCCAAGCCGGCCGCCGCCGCCGCCGCCGTCAAGATCGTGCACTCGAGCGCGCAAAGCGGCCCCAAGCTGGTCGAACTGAGCGATGTCGCGGCAACTGCCTTGAAGGCGAGCAATGCCGGCGTCAGGCTGGTGCCGCTGGTGCGCTACGAGATCGCCCGCAGCCCCCGGTGGCAGGTCCTGCGGCCCGCAGCGGTGCGCAGCAAGGCGGCTGCGGCAGCGGCGCCGGGCTTGAAGATCAAGGTGGTCGATACCGTGAGCGGCAAGCCCGTCAGGGGCGCCATGGTGGTGGCGTTTACGAATTTCGCCGGCCAGGAAGGCGCGCAAGGCACCAGCAATGCGAAAGGCGAGGTCACCTTGCAGTTTTCCACTGCCAGCAAGACGCTGGACCTGTTGCTGATCTACGGTCCGGCCGGATACTGGGGACTGTGCGAACGTTCCCGCAAGATCAAGAACGGCGACAGTGTCGGTATCGCCCCCATCGACCTGTCCGTACCGGACTTCGTCGCCACCGTCTATGGCGGACATCCAGCCGAAGCTGGCGAAGGCGTGCGGGTGGGCGTGATCGACACCGGTGTCGATGGCAAGCATCCCGATTTAAAAGTGCTGGGCGGCGCCGCGTTTGTCGCCGATGAGAATGATGCCGGCGGCTGGGGACCGGCCAAGGAGCAAGGCGAACACGGCACCCATGTGGCGGGCATCATCGCCTCCCGTGGCCAGCACCCTGCCGGCAAACCGGGCGTGGCGCCAGGCGTGGCGCTGTACAGTTACCGGGTATTTCCTAACGCTGGCGGCGGCGCCACCAACTACGACATCTTGCGCGCGATCGAGCAGGGCGTGCAGGACCAGTGCGACTTGCTGAACTTGAGCCTGGGCGGCGCGTCGCCCGATGAGGCCGTGCACGACGCCATCAAGGAGGCGTATGACAAGGGCACCTTGTGCATTGTCGCGGCCGGCAATGACGGCCGCCAGCCGGTTTCCTATCCGGCCGCATGGACCGAGGCCGTCGCGGTGTCGGCCGCTGGAAGGTTGGGTACTTTCCCCGCCAATTCTTCCGAGCTACTGGATGTGGCGCCGCCGGCAGCCACCACCGATGAACAGCTTTTCATTGCGCAGTTTTCCAACGTGGGGCCTGAAATCGACCTGACTGGTCCGGGCGTCGGCATCGTCTCGACGCTGCCCGGTGGCAGCTACGGTGTGATGAGCGGCACGTCGATGGCGTGTCCGGCCGCAGCCGGCGCCGCAGCTGCGTTGCTGGCTGCCCAGCCCAAGGTCCTCAAGATGAAACGCAACCGCGACCGGTCCACCGCCATGCTGGCCGTGATTAATGCCGCAGCAAAGCCGCTCGGCTTCCCCAAGGACCTGGAGGGACTCGGGATGTTGCCTTGAGCGGGCCGGTGATCGTGCTATATTGGGTGTATGAGCCAAGTTATCCTGCGACGTACCGCTGATGCCACCGTCTCCACCGAGGAAGCGCTTTCCCTGGTGGGGGCGACCGTTGACGGGCGCGTCATTCATCAAAGCGGCAACAATTTGCTGGTCGATGTTGCTGCCGGCGAGCTGGACACGCTCAAGAGCAAATTGACGGGCTGGGTTGTGTCGCCGCAGCAGGAACGGATAGACGCTCCGGACACGCGGCGGCGCATCGCTTAACCTTGGTTACTTTCCGGAGGTCGTGATGCTGGCGCCTGCGCCGCCTTTACCGCATCGTCCAGGTTCTTGACGGCAGCAATCATCCCCAGCACGTTCCCGGTAGGAATGGTAGCAGCCAAGCCGATCAGGGCGGTGGTAATGCCGATCATCGCCTTCGCGTCTATGATGTGCTCGAGTGCTTCCCTGGCAGATTCGGTGGCACGGTCCAGTGCTGCCAGGCTGATCTTGCCATCGTCGAGAGCGATGCCAACGGCCTGGGTGGTGAGGTCGGTCGCCAGGTTGAGCAGCGTTACTTCCAGTGATTGCAGTTGCGCCCTGTCTTTTTTGGCCATGGCGTCCCATTCGCTAAACACGCGGTCGCCCACTGCCACCGCTGCCAGCCGAAACTGCCTGGCCAGTTGCAACGCCTGTTTTGCAGCCAACTTATTGTCGCTCATGGTCACCCCCATATAGTGTTACCCGGCTGCACGCACGGCAACGTAAGCGGCGCGAATCTGCCGGGTCTGCTTTGCGAGTTGCGATAGAACTTCCTTGTCCGATATCCGGTTCCGGTTGTCGTACAGCGACTGATGCGCAGTGGCGATCTTCTGCAAGGTCTCGATATACTTGGGAATGGCAAGGGCGCGGGCCGCGTAAGCAGGCTTGCCGAGCTCGAGATTTGCGTACGCCATTTGCGCGGCGACCGGTTCGCGCATCCTGCCGTCCCGGTCTTTTTCCTCGGCCATGCCGATCAGGGTCCGATGGTAGCTGACGAAAGCCGTGTGCTCGGTGTCCAGGGACTCGGCGAAGCCTTCCATCATCACGGTCATGGAAGCAATCACTTTTTGCAGGGGCGCATTGGCATTCTCGATCACCTGCTTCAATTCCCGTTGTTGATAGGCGCTGGCGATAGCATTGGTCAATGTCTTGCCGAGTGCTCTGACAGCCTCTGCTTTTTCCTCGGTGAGATTGCGTGCTTCTGCAGCTGCATCGACCATTGCGTCAAGCTCGGGATCGAAACCTGGGGTCTCGTCCCCGGCCAGGTCGGCCAGGGCGTTCATGTAGGCGGAAATGGATTTGTGATAGATCGCCAGTTCCGCACTTTGCTTCCTGCGCTCTTCTGCAACCCGGCTCAGGTTATCTCGCTGTGCGATATCGGCCCTGAACGTGTAGGCTTTTCTGACTTCCGGGCTTTGCACGTAGTCATCGCTCAGCCTGGTATAGCTGGCGCCATCGGCCGACATCCTGCCGAATTCCTGGATCGCACCGAGGTTGGCGCATCCGGTGAGGATCAGCGCAATCGCCAGCACGGCTGGCCGGGTCATTGAGTTGAACAATTTATCCCCCATGGTTTAACCAATTGGCAAGCCAGAAACCGATGGCCATCCAAGCGATAACACTACTATTATTTAAATAATAATGGGGAGAATTTTTGATGTATTTTTGCCACTCCACCTATCAGGCTGACAGCTCTCGCCGGATAATCTCCGCACCGGCACTGAGCGCATTGAGTTTTTTTCGGGCGACATGGCGCGGCAATGGCGCCATGCCGCAGTTGGTGCAAGGATAGAGCTTGTCGGCATCGACGAACCGCAGCGCCTTGCGCAAGGTATTGGCAACTTCCTCGGGTGTTTCAATCGCATGGCTGGCCACGTCGATGGCGCCGACCATCACCTTTTTGCCACGGATAAGTTCAATCAGGTCGATTGGCACATGCGAGTTGTGGCATTCCAGCGAGATGATATCGATACTGGACTTCTGCAACTTGGGGAAAGATTCCTCGTATTGGCGCCACTCGGACCCCAGCGTATTTTTCCAGTCGGTATTGGCCTTGATACCGTAGCCATAGCAGATATGGACGGCAGTTTCGCACTTGAGCCCTTCGGTCGCCCGCTCCAGCGTGGCAACGCCCCAATCGTTCACTTCATCGAAAAACACATTGAAGGCCGGTTCGTCAAACTGGATGATATCGACACCGGCTGCTTCCAGTTCCCGCGCTTCCTGGTTGAGAATCGTGGCGAATTCCCAGGCCAGTTTTTCGCGGCTCTTGTAGTGGCGGTCGTAGAGCGTATCGATCATCGTCATCGGGCCTGGCAGGGCCCACTTGATCGGTTGGTCGGTTTGCCGGCGCAAGAATTTGGCGTCTTCCACGAACACCGGCTTCTGGCGGCTCACCGCGCCGACGACGGTCGGTACACTGGCATCGTAGCGATCGCGTATCCTGACGGTTTCGCGTTTTTCAAAATCGACGCCGCTCAGGTGCTCGATAAACGTGGTGACAAAATGCTGGCGGGTTTGCTCGCCATCGCTGACGATATCGATGCCGGCCTGCTGCTGCTCCTGCAGCGCCAGCAGCAACGCATCCTGTTTGCCCTCCGCTAATTCTTCGCCTTGCAATTTCCAGGGCGACCAAAGTTTTTCAGGCTGTGCCAGCCAGGAGGGTTTGGGCAAGCTGCCGGCCGTTGAAGTTGGTAATAATTTTTTCATGATGAGGTCTTTGTCTCTAGGTCGGTCGTTCAGCGCGCGTCATTCGCAGCCCATTGTTCAAGGATATTTTTGTACGGCTTGATGAAATGCTCTTCCGTATATTTGCCCTGCCTGACCGCCAGCTGGCTGCGCTCTTCGCGGTCATAGACGATTTGCGTCAACGAGTAATCCTGGTTTTTCAGGCTGGGCTGATACAGTTTTCCCGCTGCGGAATTGGCGTTATAGATCTCGGGCCGGTAAATTTTCTGGAACGTCTCCATCGTGCTGATCGTGCCGATGAGTTCGAGGTTGGTATAGTCGCCGAGCAGATCGCCGATAAAATAAAATGCCAGCGGGGCGAAGCTGTTGGGCGGCATGAAGTAGCGAACCTTCATCCCCATTTTGTCGAAATACTGGTCGGTCGGCGACAACTCGTTTTGCCGGTACTCGATGCCCAGTATCGGATGCACATTCTCGGTCCGGTGATAAACCTTGCTGCTCGAGGCGCTGATGCAAATGACCGGCGGCTTGTTGAAATGCCGTTTATAGGCGTCGGAGTTGACGAAGTGCTTGAACAGTTTGCCGTGAAAATCGCCGAAATTATCGGGCGTGCCAAACGTGGCTTTGTCGGCGTTATGTTCTGGCAGCAGCACGCTGAAGTCGTAGTCGCGCACATAGGACGAGAAATTATTTCCCGCGATGCCATTGGTGCGTTCGCCGGTTTTCTTGTCGATGATAT
This is a stretch of genomic DNA from Duganella zoogloeoides. It encodes these proteins:
- a CDS encoding porin, with the translated sequence MHKTTVIAGAVLAAVSAVTPAAAQSNVTLYGLLDTGVENLTHAGPGGSATRVSSGGMNNSRFGFRGTEDLGGGLKAVFNLEGGLLTDIGGSDGGGLFRRQANVGLEGSFGRVVLGRSFTTVYDFIVPFDPMAYAPYYSWASSGSASNVNSYGMITSADNIVKYSLETGPLKFGATYAFGEQSTGTADGARMQVAATYTAGMFSVIGSAEQGNSNNVAATNRHDTSNIYHLGGMVTAGDFKVQLVGRSYKNESNNRALPDVRANTYWAGLTYKAGPALTLVGAIYYTDVRNVAARTDADPKMYVTRARYALSKRTDVYVTAAYAKAKNGKLISLSRADAGFADSQRGLMAGVQHRF
- a CDS encoding YfeK family protein; protein product: MRITNILAVILVTLATAASPTFAADLPATSRAEIDALLNRLGTSGCQFNRNGSWYSSTDAKAHLAKKLNYLIEKNKLDGTEQFIKLAASSSSMSGKPYQVRCGDSQPVASQTWLTTELQTIRAKAASPK
- a CDS encoding phage tail sheath family protein, which produces MYIQEINALPNSVVPVQTAVPAFIGYTPAAAYQGKSYANVAVKITSFADFQAYFTLPDPPPPLDPAVQYTPGYYLVAQKAQPASGEYILLDGVYYAVLPDPSTIYYLYNSVRLFYQNGGGDAYIVSVGTYGAASGKPITDPAAQIVNPNVKLADLQRGLALLKHEQEPTMYLCPDATLMSLADNAILNPEMLQQAAAMGTAVCLLDIIGGAQPDPIQYTDDIANFRGSTGTTALDHGISYYPFIGTTIMQTGELNFTNLFGSDTTRLNSLLSPASAPNPQALQILTQIQHPPAKPMTNRQLQAALVAASPVYARIMASVTESANILPPSGAMAGVYTVTDNTDGPWCSPANCPITGAVSLPIRLSDSQQATLNIDEATGKSINAIRLFNGLGILVWGARTLDGNSQDWRYIAVRRTMIYLEQSIREGARAYVFQPNDANTWAAVKSMIGSFLTNVWKQGGLQGASPGEAYQVDVGLGVTMTPEDIQNGIMRVTLKVAMQRPAEFIVITFEQQQATSD
- a CDS encoding S8 family serine peptidase; translated protein: MASRSRNTATDVQRYVLLPKRGLHSEALREPLASPNIFSSVLSARLDLQGVARAAAKPAAAAAAVKIVHSSAQSGPKLVELSDVAATALKASNAGVRLVPLVRYEIARSPRWQVLRPAAVRSKAAAAAAPGLKIKVVDTVSGKPVRGAMVVAFTNFAGQEGAQGTSNAKGEVTLQFSTASKTLDLLLIYGPAGYWGLCERSRKIKNGDSVGIAPIDLSVPDFVATVYGGHPAEAGEGVRVGVIDTGVDGKHPDLKVLGGAAFVADENDAGGWGPAKEQGEHGTHVAGIIASRGQHPAGKPGVAPGVALYSYRVFPNAGGGATNYDILRAIEQGVQDQCDLLNLSLGGASPDEAVHDAIKEAYDKGTLCIVAAGNDGRQPVSYPAAWTEAVAVSAAGRLGTFPANSSELLDVAPPAATTDEQLFIAQFSNVGPEIDLTGPGVGIVSTLPGGSYGVMSGTSMACPAAAGAAAALLAAQPKVLKMKRNRDRSTAMLAVINAAAKPLGFPKDLEGLGMLP
- a CDS encoding methionine synthase, translated to MKKLLPTSTAGSLPKPSWLAQPEKLWSPWKLQGEELAEGKQDALLLALQEQQQAGIDIVSDGEQTRQHFVTTFIEHLSGVDFEKRETVRIRDRYDASVPTVVGAVSRQKPVFVEDAKFLRRQTDQPIKWALPGPMTMIDTLYDRHYKSREKLAWEFATILNQEARELEAAGVDIIQFDEPAFNVFFDEVNDWGVATLERATEGLKCETAVHICYGYGIKANTDWKNTLGSEWRQYEESFPKLQKSSIDIISLECHNSHVPIDLIELIRGKKVMVGAIDVASHAIETPEEVANTLRKALRFVDADKLYPCTNCGMAPLPRHVARKKLNALSAGAEIIRRELSA
- a CDS encoding DUF1852 domain-containing protein gives rise to the protein MSNDFTFNIKSIVFDENYHPSDHTRLTTNFANLARGKSRQENLRNTLRMIDNRFNNLAHWDNPHGDRYTVELDIISVEMTIGAAGGNDALPLIEILKPNIIDKKTGERTNGIAGNNFSSYVRDYDFSVLLPEHNADKATFGTPDNFGDFHGKLFKHFVNSDAYKRHFNKPPVICISASSSKVYHRTENVHPILGIEYRQNELSPTDQYFDKMGMKVRYFMPPNSFAPLAFYFIGDLLGDYTNLELIGTISTMETFQKIYRPEIYNANSAAGKLYQPSLKNQDYSLTQIVYDREERSQLAVRQGKYTEEHFIKPYKNILEQWAANDAR